A region of the Hyalangium ruber genome:
ACGCTGCCGGGCTGGCACAACATGGTGCAGCTGGTCTTCTCGGGCCACCGCAACCGCTTCCCCACCAGCACGGCCTATGGGGAGCGCAAGGTGGACAGCTACTTCACGGTGGATCTCTCCACCAGCCTGAAGGCGGGGCCCGGCCAGCTCCGGGTGAGCGTCGCCAACCTCTTCAACCGGCAGTACTACACCCGTGAGTCCCAGCTGCTGCGCACGGGCGCCAACGACAGCTATGCCGCGGCGCGCGGCGCCGTGGTGAGCGCCGGCTACACGATGACGTACTGAGCCCTCACGGAAGGCTCAGTACACCCAGGTCTCCACGCCCCGCCCCGGGACCAGCTCGTCCCGGGAGACGGTCTCGTGCCCCGTCGCCTTGCCCAGCTCCATCAGCGACTTGAGCCGCAGCAGGTCGTCGTCCATCTGCTTCTTCGGGTCGGCTCCCAGCAGCTTGGCGAACGCGTGCCCGATGAGCCCCGCGGGCGGGTTGTAGGACAGTCGGATGTCCAGCCGCGTCCGACCCTCCCCCAGGTCCTCGAAGTGGATGATGCCCGCGTTCTCCACCATGGAGCCCTCGACGCTCTTCCACGCGAGCACCCGCCCCGGGTCGAGCCGGGTAATCACCGCGTCCCACTCGAAGACGATCCCCGCCGGCCCCCGCACCTTCCAGCGCGAGTGCCCTTCCCCGGTCACCTCCACCTCTTCCACGTGGCTCATGAAGCGCGGGAAGTTGTGCATCGCCTGCCAGAAGGCGAACACCTCGTTCACCGGCGCCCGCAGGGTGATGTCCTTGTGGAACGTCAGCGCCTCCGGCCCCGCCCCCACGCCCGTGAGGCGCTTGAGCTCGAGGTTCGTCAGGCTCCGCAGCCCCAGCAGCAAGCTCACCCCTCCCAGCACCGGCGCCGCCTTGCCCCCACGCGAGAGGCCGTACCCGAGCAGCCCCACGCTCCCGAGCCCCACCAGGAAGCGCGCCGTCGGTGACCAGGAGCGCTGCAGCAACTCGGGGCGGCTCCCCGGCCGCGTCGCATCTCCCTGGAGATCCGGGTGATGTCCCGCGTGCTCGTGGACCTCGAGATCGTCATCGATCTCCCGCACGCCTCGCACGCGCCGGACGCAGGCGAGCACCCGCTTCGACTCGCTGGCCAGGATGGGCCCCTTCAGCTCCACCTGGCCGTGACGGCAAGCCACCTGGATGGCTCCGGGATGGGAGCAGACCCGCCCCATCGCCGAGCGCACCCGCGCCTCCAGCGTCACGTCATCCACGTCCTCGGGGTGGAGCTTGACCCGTCCCCGGTACAGGAGCCCTCGCGCCCGGTGGGACATGTCCCGGCGCACCACCTCGAACGCACTCCGCACCCCATGCAGGAGGTGCAGGGCCTTCTCCCGGACATGGGCGCGGCGCACCCTGCCGCTGCGCGGATCCGCCCAGTACATCAGCCCCGCTCCGAGCCCCACGCCACCGATTGCCCACCCTGCTCTGGTCATGCGTCTGGCCTCCTGTAGGTCCCCACCCACTCAACGTGAAGGCGCCATGTCCACCGAGCAGCAGCCAAGGAAGGGAGCCCCTCCATGACCGTCGCATCGGAAGGGAGACACATGCATTCCGCACCGGGGGTGCGCACCTTGTGAGACTCGAACGGGCGGCGAGGAACGGGCCCTGCGCTCGCGCCCCCGCCCGCAGACCCGAGGTGTTCATGCCTGTACAGCAGCCCTCCACGCCTCAAGCGCCCGTGAAGGAGCCTCAGCCCCAGAAGTCTCCGCAGGTCGAGCCGCCACCACGGCCGACCCCAGAGAAGGACCCACCGTCGAAGATGCCTCCCGAGCGCGATCCGCCGCCGCCTTCGCCCGAGCCCGGCAAGCCGGTGCCCGATGTGAAGGATCCACCAGTGCCAGGGCAGCCGCCTCGCACGCCCGGCATCATCGCCCAGGCGCCCCAGGCCTGAAGCGCGGCAGAGGACAGGGCGACGCCTCGGGTGCTCGGCTGCTCATCGGAGCCCCAGGCCAGCCCTGGCTCCCGCCCTGGTCGTCGTCTCGGGACGAACATCCATCTTGAGGGAGTTACGCCGCTTGAAGCCGGTCTGGCGGCGCCACGAAAGGACTCGCCCGTGCCCAGCAAGCTGAGCAGGTCCGTCGTCGTCGTCACCGGAGCCTCGAGCGGCATCGGCCGAGCGTCCGCGCTGCGCTTCGCGCGCAAGGGTGCCGCCGTCGTCCTCACCGCCCGCAACGAGCCCGCGCTGCGCGAGGTGGCCTCCGAGTGCGAACAGCTCGGCGCGCGCACCCTCGTGCTCCCGGCGGACGTCACGGATGAAGCCGCCGTGAAGGAGCTGGCCCGCATCGTCGTGGCGGCCTTCGGTCGGCTCGATGTCTGGGTCAACAACGCCGCGGTGGCCCTCTTCGCCCGCTTCGAGGACGCGCCACCCGAAGCCTTCCGCCAGGTCATCGAGACGAACCTCTTCGGCTACGTCCATGGCGCGCGCGCCGCCCTGCCCTACTTCCGCAAGCAGAACGGCGGCGTGCTCATCAACGTCTCCTCCGTCTTCGGTCCCGGCGGCGCGCCCTACCTCAGCGCCTACATCGCCTCGAAGTACGCCATCCGCGGCTTGTCCTCGTGCCTGCGGCAGGAGAGCCGCGACACGGGCATCCACGTCGTCACCGTGCTGCCCGCCTCCGTGGACACCCCGATGTTCCAGCACGCCGCCAACTTCTGCGGCCGCGACGCCCAGCCCCTCGAGCCCGTCTATCCCGCCGAGCAGGTGGCCCGCGCCATCGTTCGCAGCGCCCTGCGCCCCCGTCGCGAGGTGTTCGTGGGCAAGCCCCGCCGCAGCAAGGGGCTCCTGAGCAGGGTGTCCCCGTCCCTCGGTGAACGCCGCGCCGCGCGCAAAGAGGGTGAAGCGCGCCGCCCGTCCGCGCTCGCTCCGCCCTCGCCCGGCAACCTCTTCGCCCCCATGCCTCCCGCCGAGGTGAGCGGCGGATGGCGCCGCGCGACCTACGTCCGCAAGGGGCTGCTGCTGGGGCTGCTGGCGCTGCCCTTCCTGATCAGCTGGCGCAGACAGCGGCGGAATTTTTGACGGGACGCCCAGCCGACCTCCTAATGCC
Encoded here:
- a CDS encoding SDR family oxidoreductase, with protein sequence MPSKLSRSVVVVTGASSGIGRASALRFARKGAAVVLTARNEPALREVASECEQLGARTLVLPADVTDEAAVKELARIVVAAFGRLDVWVNNAAVALFARFEDAPPEAFRQVIETNLFGYVHGARAALPYFRKQNGGVLINVSSVFGPGGAPYLSAYIASKYAIRGLSSCLRQESRDTGIHVVTVLPASVDTPMFQHAANFCGRDAQPLEPVYPAEQVARAIVRSALRPRREVFVGKPRRSKGLLSRVSPSLGERRAARKEGEARRPSALAPPSPGNLFAPMPPAEVSGGWRRATYVRKGLLLGLLALPFLISWRRQRRNF
- a CDS encoding SRPBCC family protein, producing MTRAGWAIGGVGLGAGLMYWADPRSGRVRRAHVREKALHLLHGVRSAFEVVRRDMSHRARGLLYRGRVKLHPEDVDDVTLEARVRSAMGRVCSHPGAIQVACRHGQVELKGPILASESKRVLACVRRVRGVREIDDDLEVHEHAGHHPDLQGDATRPGSRPELLQRSWSPTARFLVGLGSVGLLGYGLSRGGKAAPVLGGVSLLLGLRSLTNLELKRLTGVGAGPEALTFHKDITLRAPVNEVFAFWQAMHNFPRFMSHVEEVEVTGEGHSRWKVRGPAGIVFEWDAVITRLDPGRVLAWKSVEGSMVENAGIIHFEDLGEGRTRLDIRLSYNPPAGLIGHAFAKLLGADPKKQMDDDLLRLKSLMELGKATGHETVSRDELVPGRGVETWVY